The following proteins are co-located in the Pomacea canaliculata isolate SZHN2017 linkage group LG8, ASM307304v1, whole genome shotgun sequence genome:
- the LOC112569912 gene encoding beta-2 adrenergic receptor-like → MYENITTTDWIYMTSECVVGVFSTLGNGLVLLAIFKTHALRTITNCFIGSLAAADMLVGLVIPPTAILVFRGLPRNFHACVFINSLVVLITNISILNLAAVALERFIAIRYPFHYHRLLTIQRAMYVVVITWITAILVGLIPTMGWNKGSDNFTDCSFTKVIRYDYLVYFIFFGINIPPLLFMFVIYLYIYHTIRKHRRRSVSQVRVLPPGLRRSIHQRAKEVRGAQCLAYVIILFAICWLPLHILNCISHFAPEKSPHPNVLLVTIVLSHANSCVNPFFYAYGNTKFKQAMKKILLCGRLDPTHNSDSLPTDGQSYRRSVFNKDNATSFDGKDQSHNRQLELFSSDDTNVLQQVSPSAWHLDVQGEPHGRLNGGFDDKDSAIAIQPPNERRINKSVSWNDESVSHDKLPTTAPSRQDINDDIGDNIDNPHSSVLPTFGSKASAMSETEHTSLDPLPIMIPLTNSLVTALESPRHLALSESQGTAQPDISPPQVRRRSFQTPSQPQLDKVHPLYPQRLNAGDPGIPVKQFLCGLSEDYGQVVMNLCSTDDADTEYDETSVGPVDDSHHHNVYVEQAHSTNSSDPPEGITRAASPSPPLLFHKVRLKVPPDTEHMDISSPSENSCKNSSDEVKSVKSFSENEDIFGSKSFISIRL, encoded by the coding sequence ATGTACGAAAACATCACCACGACGGACTGGATCTACATGACGTCAGAGTGCGTGGTAGGCGTGTTCTCCACGCTGGGCAACGGCCTGGTGCTGCTGGCCATCTTCAAGACGCACGCTCTGCGCACCATCACCAACTGCTTCATCGGCAGCCTGGCCGCCGCCGACATGTTGGTGGGCCTGGTCATCCCGCCCACCGCCATCCTCGTCTTCCGCGGCCTGCCGAGAAACTTCCATGCCTGCGTCTTCATCAACTCCCTCGTCGTTCTCATCACCAACATCTCCATCCTCAACCTGGCCGCCGTAGCGCTGGAGCGCTTTATCGCCATCCGATACCCGTTCCACTACCACAGGCTGCTGACCATCCAGCGAGCCATGTACGTGGTGGTCATCACCTGGATCACAGCCATCTTGGTGGGCCTGATTCCCACCATGGGATGGAACAAGGGCTCGGACAACTTCACGGACTGTTCCTTCACGAAGGTTATCCGGTATGATTACTTGGTCTACTTCATCTTCTTTGGGATCAACATCCCGCCCCTCCTCTTCATGTTTGTCATCTACCTGTACATCTACCACACCATCCGCAAGCACCGAAGGCGCTCAGTTTCCCAGGTGAGGGTGCTGCCCCCGGGCCTGCGTCGCTCCATTCATCAGCGGGCGAAGGAGGTGCGCGGGGCGCAGTGCCTAGCTTACGTCATCATCCTCTTCGCTATTTGCTGGCTGCCCCTCCATATTCTTAACTGTATTTCACACTTCGCTCCCGAAAAATCCCCACATCCGAATGTCTTGCTCGTGACCATCGTGCTCAGTCACGCCAACTCTTGTGTCAACCCTTTCTTCTACGCGTATGGCAATACAAAGTTCAAGCAGGCGATGAAGAAAATCTTGCTGTGTGGACGCTTGGACCCTACGCACAATTCCGACTCTCTCCCCACCGATGGCCAATCGTACCGACGTTCGGTGTTCAACAAGGACAATGCCACATCCTTCGATGGTAAGGACCAGTCGCATAACAGACAACTAGAACTATTCTCCAGTGACGACACAAACGTGTTACAGCAAGTGTCTCCGTCCGCTTGGCACCTGGACGTTCAGGGTGAACCCCACGGGAGATTAAACGGTGGTTTCGATGACAAGGATTCTGCGATCGCGATTCAACCTCCAAATGAGCGAAGAATTAACAAATCTGTCTCATGGAATGATGAAAGTGTGAGCCATGATAAGCTGCCGACGACTGCCCCCAGCAGGCAGGACATCAACGATGACATCGGCGATAACATCGATAATCCACACAGCTCCGTGCTGCCCACGTTCGGCAGCAAGGCTTCTGCCATGTCAGAAACTGAGCACACAAGCTTGGATCCACTTCCAATCATGATTCCTCTTACAAACTCACTCGTAACGGCTCTCGAAAGTCCTCGACACTTAGCTTTAAGCGAATCACAAGGAACTGCACAGCCTGACATCAGCCCACCACAAGTTCGGCGTCGGAGCTTCCAAACCCCGAGTCAGCCTCAACTGGACAAAGTTCACCCTCTCTATCCTCAACGTCTAAATGCGGGAGATCCGGGCATCCCCGTCAAACAGTTCCTGTGTGGGCTGAGCGAGGACTATGGGCAAGTGGTGATGAATTTGTGCTCGACAGACGATGCAGACACAGAGTACGACGAGACCTCGGTAGGACCAGTTGACGATAGTCATCACCATAACGTCTACGTCGAGCAAGCACACAGCACAAATTCATCTGATCCCCCAGAAGGTATCACTCGTGCGGCCTCTCCTTCGCCGCCCTTGCTTTTCCATAAAGTGAGGCTGAAGGTCCCCCCGGATACCGAACACATGGACATTTCCTCGCCATCAGAAAATTCCTGTAAAAACTCTAGTGATGAAGTGAAAAGCGTGAAGTCTTTTTCAGAAAACGAGGACATATTTGGATCAAAGAGCTTTATTTCAATACGTTTATGA